The genome window AACGGTTCACTATCACCTGCCGCAGTTAGCAACAATGGTACTTTACGTTTAATCGGGACCAATCCAAGCGCAAACCCAAAACCCGATTCTGAAAATACGAGAAGAAATATCTCTTTTACAGGTGTTTATGGTGACTCTTATATGCAATGCTATGGTTATACTGACTTTGAAAATGCTTCTATTACTCGTTTTGGTAAATTCAGAGCAGAAAATAAATATGGTATCTGCTTTTTCAATATAGACGGTGCGATAGATCAAAAAATTTTCCTTTATAACTGCGATATCTCTTCATCAATTGATACTGGTATTTATCTTTCCGGGTGTACAAGGCTCAATAGGCAATGGTATGACCAGGGTATATTATCCTGCATAATAAGAGGAAACGGATATAACGGTATTTGGCTTGATTCAACACAAAAAAGCGAAATTAGAAATTGCAAGATTTATAATAACATTGGAGCAAATATCGGTTACGGAATTCATCTGACAAACATATCAAATGAAAACACAATCAAGAACAATGATGTTTATGCAAATAAAATTATAGGAATTTACCTTAATGGTTCTGATAAAAACCTTATTTCTAACAATCTTGTCCACGACCAACTGCCGGGTTACGGACAAGAGGGTATTTATCTTTATAACTCCAAAAAAAATATAATTGCCGGGAATAGCTGCTATAGCAACCCTGTTCACGGAATTGCTCTAGAGAACGGTTCAAATCTTAACTACGTTGTAGGGAACAATTTCTCAAAAAATCTTGACGGAGGAATGAGAGTCCGTTACAATGCCAACGGCAATATATTTATATCCAATGTGAGCTCAGAAAATGCCAGGACCGGTTTTACTTCTCATTCTTCAGTAGATACCTTTTGTGCAAATGAATTATTTCAAAATAATACAATTGGGGACATCTATATAGAAGGTGAAGAAAATATCGGTTATATTTCTCAACTCTGGATGAAAAATTGTTTATTCAGGAGTACTGTTACCTTCACGAATACACCGGAAAAACAGGAGTTTACTAAAGAAAATTCATGGGTTATAAGCCAAAAACATAACGGAACAAATGGGTTAACAAGAGTTTGGGGACAATTCTCAATACCCCAATCTGCCCATTCCTGGCATACATCCGATCTCCTGAAATTTGACTATAGCGAAAAGTCATACACAGGAAAATCTCACGGCTGGAACAAAACTATAAATAATTATGATACACCTATGCTGAGATACGACGATGGAGGTGCTGACGGAGCCGGCATGCCTCCCTTAGGGTCTAATGACATTACATCAATTACGCCAAGTTCGACAACAAAAACAGAGCTTTGGATATTAACCTATGAGTCATCAATAAACCGCTGGACGGTTTGGGGTTCAAGTTCGGGGATGCAGACAAGGGGCGGCTCTGAAGGAAATGGTTTTGCTAAACCTGACTCCGATTATATCAGTGATAACGGAGAAATAAGATTCAGAATCACTCACCACTACTCTCCTGTTTCGCCGGGTGAAGAATATACTTTTGTTATTTTAGCAGACTCAAATGACCAAAACACACAAAAAAAAGTAGAACTGTGTGATTTTTCTGATCCTAACTATATTGGTGCAAGCTTTACTAATAAAACTGGTGCTACGGTTGAGTTTATTGGTTTATCTACTGCCCCAACTCTTGTCACCAGAAAACTGGCCGAAGACGTTCCTGATACAAGTTTCTATTACGGTTTGACTTTAGGCGGCATAATAAACAAAATAAAATACACCGATTTGTCATTCCTTGACGGAAAAGGTCTATTCTTAAATGCTAAACCAGAAAATAATACAGAAAATATCCGTATTGAAAATCTTCTTCCTGGCACAACTTATTCAACCTACATATCTGTTTTGAATGTAACCGACCATTACCTTGATTCAGTTTATATTGAAACAACTTCTGTAACCGGAATCTACAACGTAAGGGCTGATGGTTCCACTTTATACTTTAGGGATTACACGAGGCCTTTCCTGCAGGATAAATTGAGCATTGGTTCAGCCGTTTACTGGGATCCAACTCTTGTATGGAGCGGATTATCAGGTTTTACTGATGATGGCATTGACCCCAATAACGCTGACCAATCCAGCGCAAGAGAGTTCCAGGTAAAATATATTGACCGCGGGCTGGGAGCTAACGGGAATGCCCCTACTACAGTTCAGGTTTGGATCGATTTTAATGATAACGACACGTATGAAACTTCTGAAAGAATTGGAATGAAATTAAAAACCGGTGTTGGCAATGACAACAATTATACAAATGGCGAAATTTTTTACTGTATTATTTCCTCTATCGCTTACACCGGAGACGGTATACTTTCTTTCAGGTTTTATGCAACAAACCCTAATAGCATGACCATTTCTACATATTCTTACAGCCTCTATAGCGTAAACAACAATGTAATGAGCACTTATGAAGCTTCCGGTACAGGGATTTCGATGAGTACTTTCACTATTAAAGGAACACCGCCAAGGATTACGATTGTTACACCTTCAACCGAACAAACAGGCATTGTACCTATAGCTTTTAATTTAATTGATGATAACAACAGGCCTGATCCATTTAATAAATGTTCTGTAACGGTTGAATATCGCGACCCTTCCTCAAACACGTGGAAACCGGCTACAATAGGCGTTGGGTCTGAACCTACTACGGATCTGACTGCTGTCGTTTCACCCGGTATGCTGCATACCTTTATATGGGATTCTTCAACTGATTTAGCAAATAAAGATGTTTCAACTGCAATAAGAATAACCCCTTCAGGAGGAGATGGAACTGGTTCAGGAGCCACTACCGGTTCGTTCTTTGTAGATAACATAATCGTATCCAAGCTCATTTTTATATCTTCTGAACAAGAATTGCGCTCCGGAGCTACCTCACAAATAATTACAATTCAAGGCCAGGATTCAGCAAACAATAAAGATGTGGATGCCAATATGTCAATCAGTTTATTGAGTACATCTACAAATTATGCTTTCGTAAGTTCAACTGCTAATGTAACTATTACCAGTGCAACTATGGTTTCAGGTGAAGCAACTTTCAGGTATTGTGATGAACAAAGGGGAAACCCGACAATTGTTGTTTCTTATCCCGGACTCCAATCAGCCAGCCAGAGTTGGTGGATAACCAAAAATGTAAGCGCCCCCGGCTCTGCCTTGTCTATTACTGTCACTGATAGTGTAGTAGGCTCCTCTCTGGTTCCAGTCAATGTTACTGTAACATTGAAAGATTTGGACGGCAATCCCGTTGCCAGCAAAGATGTTACTATTTCTGTATCGGGAACCGACAATTATATAACTCAACCAACTGACAAAACAAATTCAAATGGCCAGGCTTTTGCCTCATTCTGGTCAACAAAAGCTGAAAGAAAAACAATTACAGCAACAGATATTACTGATAATATCATGATTGTTTCCAGCGCATCAATTAACTTTACTCCTACAAATGTAAACGGCAGTATTTCAACAGTAAGCATATCCAGCCAGACAGCGATACTGGGCAGTACTGTTACAGTTTATGTAACCTTGCTTGATATATATAGTAATCCTGTTCCCAACAAGCTTGTAAATGTAAGTATTCTTCCGAATATAGCAGGGGATTTGCTTACTCTCTCAACAAACTATACTGACAATGCAGGTTTTATCAGAGCTGCAACACTGATGTGTGTGAGTGCCGGGCAAAGAATAATAAGCGCGCAAGACCAGTCGGATGTTTTACCTTTGACGTCTTCTGTAACCGTAACATTTACTTCTTTAAATGCCATTGATTTATCGTCTCCTACGATTGTATCAGTTACTCCTTCAAGCGCCAGCACGCTTACTTCGGGCTTTACTCAAATCATTATCATTGCCTCAGATACCTTATCAGGTTTAAATTTATCATCTTCCACTATTGCATTGCTTCAAAATGGCACAGCAGCCGCAGGAACATTGTCCATAAGCGGCTCTAATAGCCTGGTTTATACTATAACCGGCGAGGTGCAAAATGGTAACTACTCAATAACTGCGACAATCTATGATAATGCAAATAATTATTCCACTTTCAATTCAAGTTTCACCGTAAACATTCAGAACCCCGAACAAGTGTTTAAAACTCAATCTTACACCTATCCCAACCCAAGCACTGATGGAAATGTAAGGGTTAACTACAGCCTCCTTAATAACGCGACTAAAGTCACTCTAAAAATTTATAACATTATCGGAGAACTTGTCAGACAGGAAACATTGGATACAACTGTAGGCTCAAATAAAACGTATGTATGGGACTCAAAAAACCAGGATGGGGAATTGGTAGGAACAGGTGTATATATAATTAAACTGCTTGCAGAAATGGATTCTTCAACCAAGTATACTACGACAAAAAAACAAATAGTGATAAAACGTAAATGAAAAAATTTATACTGACTATACTCTCTTTAACTATTTTTTCAATTCTTGCAGCTGATTCTTTTGTTGTCGCGGAATCACCAGGGACCAGTACGGCTGTCTTCCTTAAATTAATACCTGGTGCCAGGCCGGCAGGTATGGGAAATGCATTTACTGCCATCTCTGATGATTCAAATGCCATCTATACGAACTCAAGCGGCCTTATCCAGATTAAATCAATAAATATTTCGGCAACTCATATCTTGTTATTTGAAGATATTACCCATACATCAGTCAACCTTGCTTATCCTTCAGGCGCTAACACTTTTGGTTTGGGCATCAGTTATCTTTCAACGGGTGAAATCGAAGCCAGGGATTCGACAGGCTTGCTACTTGCAACAAATAACTCGGTAAGCAATTCGGTAATCTCAGTTGCTTATACCAGAAAAATAGTGGATAATTTTGGCGTGGGCCTGACAGCAAAAACAATATCACAGAAATACGGACTGTATTCAGGCAACGGTATGGCAACAGACGTTTCCGGAATTTATAAGTTCAGAATAAGCGAAGGCTACGTATCAGCAGGATTAGCTTTACAAAACCTGGGTTCTCCAATCACAATTGCAGATGTAGGAAATAGCCTTCCTACAATTACCAGATTAGGTATTGCTTACATACCTTCAAGCCGCTTTAAGATTGATGTCGATGCAGATAAAACATCCGACAGCGCAATGAAAATATATTCCGGAATCGAATACATTTATAACAATTCCTTTGTTTTAAGAGCCGGGCATAACCAGCTTAATAAAATATCCGGTACTGAAGGCATTTGCCTTGGTATCGGAACCAGGACTAACCTCGAAAAAGAAGCTTTGTGGGAAGAAGGGACCGTAGAAGAATCAAAAGAAGAGGGTTCTGAATTTGATTTTGACTACGCTTTAACTTCAAACTCGGAAGATTTAGGCTACACTCACCGCATATCTGTAACCTATAAATTTGGTAACAAATTCCATTAAATACTGCCTTAAATTGACACTACCAGCAAAAAATGATAAAATCACTGTCTAAACCAGGTTTTTTATGAATATATTATTCGCTATACTTCTTGGAATAACCGTCGTTTTACTGATTTCACTGGTAATTTTGATGGTTCAGTCAAAACCTCAGGAAAAAAACGACCAGCCCTTCGTTCTTTTACAGCAACAGGTTGAATCTTTAAGGAAACAAGTAAATGATAGCATGCAATCAAATTCGCAAGCTATGGGGCAACAACTCAATTCTGTTATCGAAATAGTAAACAAGCAGCTCAATAATGTAAATAAAACGCTTGGTGACAGGCTGGAAAATACTTCAAGAGTTGTCGGAGAAGTTCAGAAAGGGCTCGGTTCTCTTTCACAATCAACCGAAAGAATCCTGGAAGTGGGCAAAGATATATCCTCTTTACAGGAAATTTTGAAAGCCCCGAAGCTAAGAGGATCATTGGGGGAACTATTTCTAAACGAATTACTTTCCCAGATACTTCCCCCTGAAAATTTTGCCCAGCAATATAAATTTAAAAGCGGCGAAATCGTTGATGCAATAGTTAAAATAGGCAATAAGATTGTTTCAGTTGATTCAAAATTTCCGCTTGAGAATTTCGTCAAAATGCTCGAAGCTAAAACTGATGACGAAAAAAGGTCTTTGAGAAAGAAATTCATTACAGACGTGAAGAAACATATTGATTCAATAGCATCAAAATATATTCTTCCTGACGAAGGCACTTTTGATTTTGCTCTCATGTATATACCTGCAGAAAACGTATATTATGAGACAATAATTAAAAACGACCTTCTTGACGAACGCGCTATATCTTCTTATGCTCTCGAGAAAAGAATAGTTCCAGTTTCTCCAAACTCGCTCTACGCATATTTGCAGGTGATAGTGCTGGGTTTAAAGGGATTGCAGGTTGAAAAGAATGCTCAATCCATACTGGAAAATTTACAGCGCTTGAAAGGTGATTTTGAACGTTTTAAAACGGAATTTGAAATTCTTGGGAAACATTTAAATAGCGCAAAATCCAAATATGAAGACTCCGACAAGCGCCTTATTAAATTCGAGGAGAGATTGGCCTCTTCAAGCGACAATGTAGCCGTGCCCGCAGGGACACCAGTACAAAAAAATCTACTGGATATCTGATCCAGATCTATGATCTCAGAGGGGCTCCATCGACTAATGGTTTAGGTCGTAGCCCTCTCAAGGCTGAAATACGGGTTCGAATCCCGTTGGAGCCATATAATTTAGACCTAACTAAGCCGGCGTGGTGGAATGGCAGACACGCGGGTCTCAAAAACCCGTGTCCGTTATGCGGGCATGTCGGTTCAACTCCGACCGCCGGCATTTTCAAAGTGATTTCTCAATTATGTTAAGTTTTCCAGGTTTTATTTATCATTTAACGCCAGCTGTTGGAATTGAAACTATTGAGTTCAAGCATATAAGAGATAAAAAAGAACTCAAGGCAGTGATTTGGAAACCAAAAGGCAAGGGCCCTTTTCCTTTAATCGCTTTCGACGTAGGCTTGCAGTTTAGAATTTGGGAAATACCTGCTTCTGCCGAAATTATGGCCAGGGCTGGCTACGTAGTATTAGGAACGGAATACAGTCGTGTTGAAATAGCCAAAGGTGAAGTTCAGGCTATTATTAATGCAATAGAATATGCCCATAAAAATTTTCCATTTATCAGCCCTAAAACAGTACTTGTTGGAGTAAGCATGGGCGGGGCAACAATGCTCAATATCGCTTCGAAAGCAGGCGAAAGACTGAATGTAGAAGCAGTTATCGCAATGGGGCCTTTCGCTGATTTGGCCCGGGCATATTATTATACACAGGGGTATATCGAGGCCCATCCCCGAACCGATGAACGGGCCCGCCTTCTTAAACTTTATCAAAAATATGCTTTCACAACTCCTGCGAAAGAGCCAAAGGAGTTTGAGATACGTTCGCCGATGAACTTCGTAAAAAACATAAAATGCCCTGTATATCTGATTCACGGTAAAGATGATGAGATCGTGTCGATGGACCATTCAATTGAACTTTATCATAAAATGAAAGAATTGAAAAAGGACGTGCATCTCAAAATATTTCCAGGCGAAGGAATCCACACGCCTTTAAAATTAAAGTGTATGTTGACACGTTTTAATTTCTGGGGATTTTTCAGAACCTGGAATTATGTTCACAAGATACTTACTAAACTAAGTTCTAAATGACTGAGAAATTCCAAATAGGATAAAATATGAAAAAAATTAAAGATTTGTTATCTATTACCGACTTAAACAAACAGGAATTCACCAAGATTTTTGCGCTTTCCGTGGCCTTGAAAGACAAGGTAAAAAGAGGTATAAAATACCAGCCGCTTATCGGCAAAACACTTGCCATGATATTCCAAAAACCTTCCACCAGGACCAGGGCCTCATTTGAAGTAGGCATGACTCAGCTTGGAGGCCATGCAATATTCTTAAACAGCCAGGAAACCCAGGTAAAAAGGGGGGAAACTTTTGCTGATACGGCAAGGACTTTATCCAGGTATGTGGACGGTATGATGGTACGCGCAAATACCCACCAGGATATCATCGAACTTGCCAAATATTCCACAGTCCCGATAATAAACGGGCTAAGCGACATGGAACATCCTTGCCAGGTATTGGCCGATATTTTCACCATTCTTGAATACAAAGTTAAAAGTATGGACGCAGAAAAATGGAAAAAGTACGGCCTTAATAATATCAAAATCACTTACGTAGGAGACGGGAACAATGTAGCAAATTCGCTTATGCTGGCAACCTCAATTATGGGCATGAATCTTGTTGTCTGTACTCCTGCAGGTTACGAACCGCATCCGGGCATAATTGACAAAAGCAGGCAAATCTGCAGAAAATCAGGCGGTAAATTTCAACTTATAAGAAACCCTAAAGAAGCTGTAGAAAACAGCGACGTTCTTTATACGGATGTATGGACAAGCATGGGAAAAGAGAAAGAAAAGACTAAGCGTATCAAGATATTTGAAGATTACCAATTGAACGCAAGGCTTATATCAAATGCAAAACCAGGCGTCTTAGTAATGCATTGCCTGCCTGCTCACAGAGGAGAAGAAATAACCGGTGAAGTTATGGACGGCCCAAATTCAATAGTATTTGACCAGGCAGAAAACCGTTTGCATGTCCAAAAAGCCATACTTTTATATTTAATGAGGTAAAACAAAATGGCAGTATTACCGATAGTAAAATATCCGGATCCGATTCTCAAGAAAAAAACAAAAATAATTAAAAGCATAAATGCCAAGACAAAAAAACTCATTAAAGATATGAGCGATACACTCAAAAACGCTAAAGGGTTGGGCCTTGCGGCTAATCAGGTTGGCGTACCTATCAAAATCCTTATTATTTCGATTCCGGATGAAAATAAAAATCAAGTTGAATTGGTCCTGATAAACCCGGAAATAACCCAAAAAAAAGACAGCTGCAGCCAGGAAGAAGGATGTTTATCATTCCCAGGGCTTTACTTGACAATAAAACGCGCTAAAAGCGTTGAAATCAAAGCAGTCGATGACAAAGGACAAATAATTGAGTTTATTGGGGACGGTTTATTGGCAAGAGTTCTTCAGCATGAAATTGACCACCTTGAAGGCAAGCAATTCATAGACAGGCTTTCAATTTTGTCGAAACTAAAAGTTAAAAGTGAAATTAAACGCAGAATAAAGGCAGGTACCTGGTAGCTCCGTTAAGCTTTTACATAGCATCAACTAATCTATCCGCTTCTTCGGTAATTCTATTTAATTCATTTTCCAGCTCTAAGGCTTTTTCTTCCAAACTGTCGTTTTCATTTATTGTAATCGTATTACCATGGACAACTACGCATTTGCTAAACGGTACTGGAAACAGGTACTTATCCCAATTATTAAATATTTTCCTGTTTTTTGCAGAACTGGTTATGGGGATAATCGGGCGATTAATTTTCCTTGCTATGAATAAAACTCCGTCTTTAACCTTGAAAACCGGCCCTTTAGGGCCGTCTACCGCAAAAGCTATATTGTTGCCTTCTTTAGCCAATTTTATCATATCAAGAGTGCCTTCAATGGCGCCTCTTTTATTGTGCGACCCTCTGACAGGTTTATAACCCAATTTTTTAATTATATTTGTTTGTAATTCGCCGTCTCTGGAAAAACTTGTCATAATGCAGATGTCTCTGAAACGATGGCTAAAGATGAGTAAAAACTGCCTTCCATGCCAGAAAGCGTAAATTACACCCTTGCTCTTCTCTTTTTCCTTTTTTACAATGTCTTCATTTACAAATTTTATTTTGCAGGTATGGCCTATTAATTTCATCAAAAGGTAAGCGGTGAAAGAAAGGGTTTTGTCGCTAAGTTTGTTGAGGAAAAAATTCATTTCTTAACTTTATTGATCCATCTGATTATTGCTGCGCAGCTATAAACCGGGTGAATTTGATTATTTTCGTCAATAGATACACCTATCCTCTGTGTATCCATTTTCTTGGTAACGCTTTTTTCAATATCGCCGGAGAGTTTTTCCAAGGGGAGCAATGTGCATTCTTCTTCTGCCGATTCTTCATTAATAATCCTGTAAATGAAATTGAGGCTGCTGTTGCATGCTTCAAGCCCCAGACTATGGATGATTTCGGAATGCAAGGGTTTGCCGCTTTGCCTGGCAAGTTCTATTTCTTTTTCAATTGTATTTCCGATTGTTACAACGATGACACTTACTGATATCGGTACAGGCTTTTGTTCAAAATCCTGGGGAGCTAATTCAAATTTACTCAGCGCTTCTGAAAGAGGGAACGTTTCGGTAACGCCCGCCGGAGATAAATAATTATTGGATTTTTCTATTTCTTTTAAGACTGCCTCATCAAGCTGGGGTGTAATTTCTTTTATCTCTGTTGTAAGTTTCAGGTTCCTGAATATTTCTTTTTTTCTTAGAGAAACCTTGAATTTCTTTATTTTCATTTTTTTCGTTTTGAATTCTTGTACATAGTCCATTCGTAAACCAGGGGACTAGCTACAAAAACGGTGGAATAGGTGCCTATAATACAACCAAACAAAAGGGCTAACGAAAAATCATGAATAACATCTCCTCCAAAAAAGAATAGAGTCAGTAGTACCATTTCAACTGTTAAAGAAGTGATAATGGTCCTGGAAAGAGTCTGGTTTACGCTCACATTTAAAATATTCCCTAACGATTCTTTTCTCAGCAATGAGATGTTTTCTCTAATTCTATCATAAATTACAATCGTATCATTTATTGAATATCCTGCAAGCGTGAGCAAAGCAGCAACAACGGTCAGTGTTATCTCTCTGTCAAATACAGAAAACATCCCAATAGTAATAACAACATCGTGTATCAATGCTAATACACCAGCAATACCCCATATCGGCGATTTGAATCTGAATGCAACATAGACAATTATTCCAACAAAGGAAAGTAAAATCGCCCAAATGGCCTGTTTTGAAAGATGTTCGCTTACGCTGGGACCTACAAACTCGACGCGTTCAACTATAAAATCCTTCGTAGCATCAGATTTGCTCAATCCATCTTTTATTTGAGAAGAAATACTTTCTGCCGAAGCAGCTTGGCTATCTTTGACTCTTATATTAACCATATTTTTGTTAGGGAAACTCTGCAGCTCAAAGGAAGAAATCCCGGAATCATTTAATGCTTTTCTTACTGCTTCAATCTGGAAAGGTGCATTGAATTTTACTTCAACAAGCAAGCCTCCGCTAAAATCAATACCAAGATTAAGGCCGTGATGCAGTAAAATGGAGATGATAGTGATAAGTATTAGCGCTGTGGAAATACCAAAACAAATATACCTCTTACCGATAAAGTCAATGTTTGTGCTGTTTAATAGTCTCATAATTTTATTCTCTCCACCATTTTCTTTTTAAACATATAGTCATAAATGATTTTGGTTATAAAAATCGCCGTAAACATAGAAGTTATTATACCTAAAGTAAGAGTTACTGCAAATCCCTTAATAGGCCCGGTTCCAAATTGGAACATAAAAGCTGCAGCTATAAGTGTAGTCAAATTAGAATCTACAATAGCTGAAAGCGCCCTTTCATAGCCTAAATCAACGGCAACACGGCTCGTTTTACCCAAATCAAGCTCGTCACGCATCCTCTCCAAAATCAATACATTGGCATCAACTGCCATACCTAGGGAAAGTATTATACCTGCAATTCCAGGAAGTGTTAAAGTGGCATGAAAGACAGCCATGGCACCAAACAGTATAAAGAAATTCAAAAGTAATGCGATATTCGTGATAGTACCTGCAAGGGGCTTATAGTAAACAATCATAAAAATCATTACCAACAAAAGCCCTATAACACTAGCAAGTGTTCCTGCACGAATTGAATCTTCACCCAATGAAGGGCCGACTGTTCTTTCCTCAATTATTCTTACCGGGGCAGGCAGGGCACCTGCACGAAGAACTGTAGCATAAAACTTCGCTTCTTCGATTGTAAAATTGCCTTCAATAACTGCTTTACCGTCAGGAATCCTTGTCCTAATAACTGGAGCAGATTGAACTACCCCATCTAACACGATAGCAAGATTTTTGTTAACATTAGCTTCAGTAACCCGTGAAAATATTTTTGCTCCGTCATTGTTGAATTCTATGCCGACTCTCGGAAGGCCGAATTCTCCGCCAAGTTCTACTTTTGCATTTACCAGGTAAGCGCCTGTAATTTCCGGGGATGATTTTACTAAGTAAAAACTGCCGTCATTTCTCCCTGACAGCATCATATAACCAGTTGGCATCATTTTCAGTATTTCTTTTCTCGTAGATGCTTCTTCAAAACTGAGATTGAGTTCTTTCATTTTTGCCGATATATTGGGTAACTTGTCGGAAGTATCAACAATCCTGAATTCAAGCAATGCTGTTTTACCTATGATTTCTTTGGCCCTTTCAGGGTCTTTTACTCCGGGTAATTGCACTGCAATCCATTTCTCGCCTTGTTTAGTGATAAGGGGTTCTGATACCCCGAATTGGTCAACCCTGTTTCTGACAATTTCAATAGCCCTCTCAAGTGCATCGGCAACACTGGTGTTTTTTTCAAGTTTTGAATCATCAATTTCGAGCAGAAGATATGTTCCGCCTTTCAAATCCAGACCCAAATTTATTACTTTTGATACGATTTTATCCCTGGACTTTTCTTTATTTTCTCGTTCCTGCTGCCCCATACTGTACCATTGAATTGATGGGAAAAGGAAATATGTAGCTGCAGCCAGAACTCCTATAACCAGATAAATCCTCAACTGTAAATTTTTCATATTATCTCACTCACGCTTTTTTTTCAGCTTCAATACCGGCCGGGTTTATAACCGTAGCAATAGCTGATTTTAGGATTTGAATTTTTGTATTGTCATCAATCTTTAACTCAACAGCTTCAGGTTTTACGTTAATAACTGTTCCATAAATTCCGCCTGAAGTAATAACTTTATCGTCTTTTTTTAATGCGTTGAGCAATTTCTTATGCTCTTTCTCTCTTTTTTGCTGAGGCCTGATTAACAGGAAATAAAAAATGAAAAAGATAACTATAAGCGGCAAAAATCCGCCTAATGCTCCCATTGGGCCTGCTGCCGGTACTGCTGCGCCTGGTGCTGCTTGTGCGTAAAGAAGTTCAATCATTGTGGTTTCCTCTCTTTTTTCCTTTCGATTATTTTTACAATTGCACACGCAATGTTCAATCTGACGAGTTCATTTTTTTCACTGACAAATGCGTCATCTGCGTCATCCATTCAAAGTGTTTTTTTTAGCATCAGCTGTTGTTTTTAGTGCCCAAATAATTTTCAATAAACTTTGCCTTTTCCTGATTGAAATTACCCTCAA of Elusimicrobiota bacterium contains these proteins:
- the secF gene encoding protein translocase subunit SecF yields the protein MRLLNSTNIDFIGKRYICFGISTALILITIISILLHHGLNLGIDFSGGLLVEVKFNAPFQIEAVRKALNDSGISSFELQSFPNKNMVNIRVKDSQAASAESISSQIKDGLSKSDATKDFIVERVEFVGPSVSEHLSKQAIWAILLSFVGIIVYVAFRFKSPIWGIAGVLALIHDVVITIGMFSVFDREITLTVVAALLTLAGYSINDTIVIYDRIRENISLLRKESLGNILNVSVNQTLSRTIITSLTVEMVLLTLFFFGGDVIHDFSLALLFGCIIGTYSTVFVASPLVYEWTMYKNSKRKK
- the secD gene encoding protein translocase subunit SecD, whose amino-acid sequence is MKNLQLRIYLVIGVLAAATYFLFPSIQWYSMGQQERENKEKSRDKIVSKVINLGLDLKGGTYLLLEIDDSKLEKNTSVADALERAIEIVRNRVDQFGVSEPLITKQGEKWIAVQLPGVKDPERAKEIIGKTALLEFRIVDTSDKLPNISAKMKELNLSFEEASTRKEILKMMPTGYMMLSGRNDGSFYLVKSSPEITGAYLVNAKVELGGEFGLPRVGIEFNNDGAKIFSRVTEANVNKNLAIVLDGVVQSAPVIRTRIPDGKAVIEGNFTIEEAKFYATVLRAGALPAPVRIIEERTVGPSLGEDSIRAGTLASVIGLLLVMIFMIVYYKPLAGTITNIALLLNFFILFGAMAVFHATLTLPGIAGIILSLGMAVDANVLILERMRDELDLGKTSRVAVDLGYERALSAIVDSNLTTLIAAAFMFQFGTGPIKGFAVTLTLGIITSMFTAIFITKIIYDYMFKKKMVERIKL
- the def gene encoding peptide deformylase, giving the protein MAVLPIVKYPDPILKKKTKIIKSINAKTKKLIKDMSDTLKNAKGLGLAANQVGVPIKILIISIPDENKNQVELVLINPEITQKKDSCSQEEGCLSFPGLYLTIKRAKSVEIKAVDDKGQIIEFIGDGLLARVLQHEIDHLEGKQFIDRLSILSKLKVKSEIKRRIKAGTW
- the argF gene encoding ornithine carbamoyltransferase, yielding MKKIKDLLSITDLNKQEFTKIFALSVALKDKVKRGIKYQPLIGKTLAMIFQKPSTRTRASFEVGMTQLGGHAIFLNSQETQVKRGETFADTARTLSRYVDGMMVRANTHQDIIELAKYSTVPIINGLSDMEHPCQVLADIFTILEYKVKSMDAEKWKKYGLNNIKITYVGDGNNVANSLMLATSIMGMNLVVCTPAGYEPHPGIIDKSRQICRKSGGKFQLIRNPKEAVENSDVLYTDVWTSMGKEKEKTKRIKIFEDYQLNARLISNAKPGVLVMHCLPAHRGEEITGEVMDGPNSIVFDQAENRLHVQKAILLYLMR
- a CDS encoding prolyl oligopeptidase family serine peptidase, which codes for MLSFPGFIYHLTPAVGIETIEFKHIRDKKELKAVIWKPKGKGPFPLIAFDVGLQFRIWEIPASAEIMARAGYVVLGTEYSRVEIAKGEVQAIINAIEYAHKNFPFISPKTVLVGVSMGGATMLNIASKAGERLNVEAVIAMGPFADLARAYYYTQGYIEAHPRTDERARLLKLYQKYAFTTPAKEPKEFEIRSPMNFVKNIKCPVYLIHGKDDEIVSMDHSIELYHKMKELKKDVHLKIFPGEGIHTPLKLKCMLTRFNFWGFFRTWNYVHKILTKLSSK
- the yajC gene encoding preprotein translocase subunit YajC — translated: MIELLYAQAAPGAAVPAAGPMGALGGFLPLIVIFFIFYFLLIRPQQKREKEHKKLLNALKKDDKVITSGGIYGTVINVKPEAVELKIDDNTKIQILKSAIATVINPAGIEAEKKA
- a CDS encoding lysophospholipid acyltransferase family protein is translated as MNFFLNKLSDKTLSFTAYLLMKLIGHTCKIKFVNEDIVKKEKEKSKGVIYAFWHGRQFLLIFSHRFRDICIMTSFSRDGELQTNIIKKLGYKPVRGSHNKRGAIEGTLDMIKLAKEGNNIAFAVDGPKGPVFKVKDGVLFIARKINRPIIPITSSAKNRKIFNNWDKYLFPVPFSKCVVVHGNTITINENDSLEEKALELENELNRITEEADRLVDAM